CGCAGCGACGAAAGGTCGCTGTCTTCCCACTCCCTGGCCTGCACCCATAATTGCGCCAGCGCCGGAACCAGGGCGACGTGAGTCACTCTTTCCTGCGCGATTAAAGGCATCACCTCATCACAGCTGGCGCTGTCGGTCAGCACCACTTTTCCGCCGCAGGCAAGCGTTCCCAGAATACCGGGGCAGGCCAGCGGAAAGTTATGCGCCACCGGGAGGACGGCGAGATACACGCTCTGTTGGCTGATGCCGCACAGTTCAGCAGAAGCGCTGAAGTTATAGCTATAGTCGGCATGTCGGCGCGGGATGAGTTTGGGCGTGCCGGTTGTGCCGCCTGAGAGCAACAACAACGCGGTGGCGGAAACATCAGGCTGCGGCCATGCCTGTCGCTCACCGTGAAGGGAGAAGAGCGGCGTAAAATCGTCGCTCACGGTCTCTCCAGCGACCAGAACATGACGCAAGCAGGCGTGTTTGTGCGCCATCTGTCGGGCCAGCTCTGCGTGGTTTTCCCCGTGAATAACGTAAGCGACGGGTTGCGCCAGCTCAATCAGCGCGTCGATATCCAGCGGCCGTTGCGAGGGCATCGCCAGCACGGGGATAACGCCCAGTCTTAACAAGGAGAACAGCAGGGTAACAAACGCGTTGTCGTTGGGAAGCTGCACAATTACATGCTCCCCCGAACGCAAACCCAGTGATGACAGACCTGCGGCAAGTTCGTCAACTTGTGCATCAAGCGCGCTGTAGGTTAACGACCCCTTTGCATCAACGACGGCAATTCGCGAGGCATAACGGGCCGCCCAGTGGCGCAACTGTTCGGCAATGGGTAAGGGATACTGTTCAATCAGAGATTTAAAGGAAGAATTCATGCGTCACCTTTCTGAAGTACTGGGCTGTTTTTGCAACGCGGTCATTGCAGAAAATGCGTGGGGAAAATGGCGGACAATCTGCGTAAAAAAGGACCGGGCTTGTTGAATGGGATAGAAATGATTGCCGTCAATCACCACCGGGCCTGTAACGTGGCTCAGCCACTGACGCCAGGCATCGACCTGCTGCCAGGAGGCTTCGCGATCGTGGCTGCCGCACAATAACAGCGCAGGCGTGCGCAGCGGCGGACAGACGTCGGGCGAGTCGTAGTGATAGCTCTCGGTGGCGTAAAAATCAGCGCGCAGAAGAGGAAGAAACAGCGACATTAATTCCTGGTTTTCCTGCAGTTCAGGAGAACATCCGCCAATGTCTATCAGCTCAGCGATAAAGTCGGCATCATCGCGATGGCTGAGCTGGCGTTCAGAATGCAGATGCGGGGCATGGCACCCGGAAATAATCAGTCCTTGTGGCGCAAGCCCCCGTTGCTCCAGAAGTCGGCAGGTTTCAAACGCCACCTGCGCCCCCATGCTGTGCCCGGCGAGTAAAAGCGGCGTGTCAGGCGATACGGATGCTTCCAGCTCGTTCGCCAGCAGTGCCGCCAGTTGTGTAATGCTTCTGAGCGGTTCCAGATGGCGAAGGCGATCGCGCCCCGGCCAGGTCACCAGAGAAAGCGCGCAATCAGCCAGTTGCTCAGCTTGCCAGTGGCGAAACGCGCTACTGCTGCCGCCAGCGAAAGGGCACATGACCAGATGCGCAGTATTGCCGTTCCGGGCGGGCCACAGCGGGATGCACATTGCAGATTGCGTCACAGCGCCTCCTTATCATCATCGTTGTAGAAACCGGCTAACCGGTCGTGGTGCGGCGGTGTCAGGCGTCTGATCTCCGCATTGCCGGTCTTACGTAAAATCTGCTGCCATAAACGTGATAACGCGATCTGATGTACGCTTTGGCAGGCCGCTGGTGGATGTTCGCCCGCCAGATGGCTGCGCAACTGGTGTAGCAACCAGCTGACGCCCTCCGGCCCGACGGTTTCGCAGCAGTCGCGCCAGCTCAGGGGCGCCGCGCTGCGCGTCAGACCCAGCAGATCGCGCAGGATCTCCGGTCTGCGGTAGAGGCTGTGGGCGTTCTCCTGATGGTCTGCGACAAACAGGCTGGATGACCAGATGACGGGGCCGTAGCTCGCCTCCAGCGAAAGATGACCTTCCGGCCAGCCCAGCAGCAGGCGGTGCATGATAAGGCTATGCATATCTGGATCGTCAGGATCGAGATAGCGCTGAAGCAGCAGGCAGGCTTCTCCCTCCGGCCAGAAGAGTCTCAGACAGTGAAAATCGCTAAAGCTGCCAACCACGTCGCACTCCACGGCGGCGGCATCAACGCCCAGAGCCAGCAACAACAAATCCAGAGTGGAGTTGAGCAACTGTCGGCTGGTGGTGGCGTGGACTACCGGCGGCGTCTTAGCCAGGCAGCGACGCAGCTGCTGAGCATCGCGAAGCCATGTGCGTCCCGCGCGCGTATGCGGATAAAACGTGTTTACCCAATAGCAGCAGCCCTGTTCCTGCGCCAGCGTTTGTAAGGAACTGATGTCATCCGGGTGGAGGGGATGCTCCTGAATGACGTGTACGCCGCGCGTCAGAAAGTGTCTGGCAAGCTGCGTACCGGTTCCTCCGGCGACGGTCGAACGCACGACAATACAGGCGATATCCGGCATCCTGGTTATCTGTTCCGGCGAGGTATACAGCGGAATGCCAAACGCATGAGCCAGCTCTCTTGAACGGGCGCTTCCCTGCGCCAGCAGGCCGACCAGTTCCAGCCCCTCCGGGGGCTGCATAAAGGCATTCAGGTACATTTCGCCAAATTTGGCGCCCACAATCAGTACGCGTTGTTTTGGGGAGGCGGACGGCATCATAACGTGTTCTCCGGTTGCGTTGAGGTTGCGCAAAGCCAGCGCGTAATGTGTTGCGCACAAGCCTGAACGTGGGGGGCTTCCATCATGATTTGCCAGTGGCTGGCTTCAATCACAGCGTCGTCGGCGTTGTTTATCCAGCCCTGCCACTCGGTTTCTGCTGGCGTCCAGCGCGCGGGTCTCCCGGCGGCATACACCATGAGACAGGGGACCGGAACGCTTTCGCCCGGCGTATGCTCAGTCAGTAAACGCAGCAGATGCGCGATGTTGTCGAGCCACGTTTCTGCCGCTTGCAGCGTCAGGTTTTGCGACACCATACCGGCCGTTTTAGCGAGGCTGATAAAGTCGGCAAGCTGGCTGTCGGGCGTCTGCTGGTCGAAATGTTCGGGCAGTGCCAGAGGCGTTTGTCCTTCGGCTAACAGGCGCAGCAGGGCCGCCCGGTTTTCGCAACAGAAATCCTGTCGGCACACGGGATCGATTAACACCATCCGAACCTGCTCGCCTTTGGCGTACAGGCGCTGTGCGGCGCCCGCCGCAAGAAACGCGCCATACGACCAACCCGCCAGCACATAAGGGCCGTGAGGCTGCTGACGACGGATGCACCCGACATACTCATCGATCATCTGGTCGAGCGTGGCAAAGCGCTGCGGCGATTTTGCTTTCAGGCCGAAAACGCGCCTGTTCAACGCGCTAGCGAGCGGCAGCCAGGCGCTGATATCGCCGTCTGAAGCGTGGAAGACAAACAGGGTTTCCTCACCGTCGCCCTGGCAAAGGGGTATCGGGTTGTCCTCTCCTGACGTAGCCGCCTGTAGATGGGCGCAGAAGTCGCTCAGCGTCGAATGGCTGAACAGATCCTGAAGGTTAGCCCTAGCAATCCCTCTCCGGTTTAGCTGCGCGACCATCCTTGTCGCCATCAGGCTGTCGCCACCCAGTTCGAAAAAGTCGTGATGCCTTGCCACGGGGCGAGACAGCAGCGATTGCCAGAGTTCAGCCACCTGTCTTTCCAGCGCCGGATTCCCCCCGGCAACTGGCGTGGGTTTGGCTGGCTCAGTCGGCGTATCAGACGGGGCATGCAGCGGCGTAAATAACGCTTCTCTTTGCCGGATCTGTAAAATGGGCAGACCGGTGCCAAAGCGCTGCTGTAAATAGCGGCTCACGGCTTTTTTATCCGGGCGATTTACGCCAGGCGAACGCGCCACCAGCAGATGCTGGCGCAGCGGCGACGATTCCTGCGCGGGCCACGCCAGCTCGTTTGCAAACCCGGCCTGAACGAGAACCTCCTGCCATGCGGAGCGGGTGAGCATCGGTTTCTCATCCCGGCGGCGGAAATCGCGGTATCCGCTTAATCCCTCAATAAAGCCCACGCTCGCCAGCTGGAATACGCTGTTTCGCTCCGTCGCTTCAACGATCAGCAAACGTCCGCCGGCTTTCAGCAACAGTTTTAATCTGCGCAACGTCTGGACGACATGGCTGGCGTCGTGGAGCACATTGACGGCAACGATCAGGTCGTAACCCGCCTCCGGGTGGGCGGTGAAATCCAGCGGCTGGTTGATGTCGAACAAGGCATAAGACACCTGCGATTCATCATGGAAACGGGCTCTGGCGTCATTGAGGAACTGCGCGGAGACGTCCGTGAAGTGGTACGACTGCCGCGTGTTCCGCGTGGCCTTCAGCACCGGCGCGGTAGTGGCTGCGGTTCCGGCGCCAATCTCCAGAATCCGTTCTGCGCTGCACAAGGCGGCAATCTGCGCGGTATAGCGATTCAGACAGGCGCTGGCGGGGTTGTCGCGATACAGCGCGTCGGTAACGCGATGCTGCTCGTTGAACAGCAATTCCAGCGGAGAACACCGCCCGGAGAAGAGGGCGTCGTGCCGGGCGATGCAGGTTTCCAGATACTGCGCCAGCGCCTGGCTCCATTGGCTTTGCGGGCACGCTTCCTGAGGCTCAGGAATCTCGCTGAGCGGAATGCGGCAGCGCCAGCTTTCACCTTCGCGGATTAACCACTCTCTTTCCGTCAGACACTGTAGCCACTGGCGCAGCAGACGCTGGTGAGACGCTTGCGCGGACAGCGCCTGTACTATTGCGCTAAAGCGATGGGCGATCTCCGGCGTGGTAAACAGGCCGTGACGATTTAGCGTAGCCGCGATCCCCTGTAGCGCACGCGCCTCCAGCCAGCGCCAGGTCGCCTCCAGCTCATCAAGCTGCGCCTGCTCAGGCAACGGCAGCGCCAGTTGGGTAAGTTCGTGCTCATCAGGCATCGCCGCTGATGGCGACGGATCGTCGGCCATCACGATATCCAGCGTCAACGCGCCCTGTTCGGTTATTTCCGCTCTGGCCTGCCGGATGCCGGGGTATTCGAGCGTCGCCTGCTCAATATCCCGCAGGTCGTAGTCCGCCTGCGCGTTCAGCGGCCAGCGTCGGCGGGGAATGTGCCCGGCGATGCCGCTGGCGAGAGTCTTCAGGCTTTCAGGGGCGGCGATGACGGCTTGCAGGATGGCGCAATAGTCATTAAACATCGCCTCGGCAGCGCCGGGTTCCAGCACGTTGTCCATGCAGTACCAGCTAAACATCAACTCGCCGTCGCTCTCCATGACCTGATGATCCAGCCAGACCTGCGGCGTTTGCGTGAATACATAGCAGGGTTCGCCGAACAGATGGCTCATCGCCTGATCGATAGTCATGCCTTCCAGCGTCATCCCCAGCATACTGGTAAACACTACCGGCATCAGCGGTTGACGTTGTGATCCGCGCAGGCGGCCCAGCTCACGGATCACCTCAACACCGTTCATTTCACTGTGCGCCATGTTTTGCCAGAGGCGCTGTTGGGTCTGTTGCATCTGCTCTTGCAACGTCACCGGCGCTGAGAAGTTAAAATCAACCAGCGTGACGGAGGTAAAATCACCAATCAACTGGTTGATTTGCGGATGGATCGGCTGGCGATTGAAGAACGTCAGGTTCAGCGTAAATGTTGTGGTACGGCTCCAGCGCTCAAGGGTGGCGGCAAACAGCGTGAGCAGCGCGGCAGACGGTGTGACGCCTTGCTGCTGCCAGCGCTGTTTCACGGCCTGCCATTCTGTCTTGCCGATCGTCGATTTGAAGGTGGTGAAGTGTGGCGTTTCCGGGGGCGTCTCAACCACCGGCAGCTCTGGCGCTAAGGGCAGTTGCGGCAGTTTTTCCTGCCAGTAATCCCAGGCATCGTGCCATGCCGATGTCTGTCGGCGCGCCTGTTCAGCCATCACATAATCACGGAAGGTAATAGCGAGCGGCGCCAGCGTTTCACCGCGCCAGACCTGCGCCAGGTCGTCCATCATGACTTTAAAACTCTGCACATCAAACTGCAAAAGGTCGAGGTTCATATGCAGACGGTAATGGCAATCGTCGATTTCGCTGACCACCAGCTCAAAAAGAGGCCACTGGTCGGCAGGCAAAACGCGATAGCTCAGTTCATGCCGCCGTTTTTCCAGCGCGATGCGCTGTTCTTCCGGGGAAAGCGCGCGCAGATCGTCACGCGGGATGTGATACTCCGGCGTTGTCGCCAGGATTCGCTGCTGCCCGTCGGCATCAACCACCATACGCAACATATCGTGGCGTGCGATGAGCTGGTTCCATGCTTTCTCCAGTATGGCGAGATTGAACTCATCGTGGCGTTTATCCCACTCAAACAGGACGTGACAGGCGACGCCGCCATAGCCAATGAGGTGGGTTCGCCCCAGCCAGTAGGCGTGCTGAATGGGCGTCAAAGGGAAGGGCGCATAACGCTCGTCGGCGTCGTGCCGCAACACTTCCGGCTGCGAAGCGGCAGGCGTCGCCTCTGGCTTAGAACAGATAAGCTGCGTGAGTCCATGAGGAGACAGATCCTGCCACGCCCGTTCCGCATTGATGCGTACGCCCAGGAAGTGCTGAATATCGCTACTGAGTTCAAGGAAGAGCAGCGAGTCCATGCCGAGTTGCAACAGATCCTGGTTTGGATGCAGTGACGCCGGATCGCTCAGCCTTAGCTGAACCGCAATCCGCTTTTTCAGCCATGCCATCACCGCTGTTTCATCGCTCAGGCTGCCGTTAAAGGCGTTGTCATCAGCAGGAGGAATGACCGGCGTTGCGGCTTTTTCTGTGGCGCTGATGTTAAACAGAGCCTGTTGTAACGGGGGCATTTTGTCGGTAAAAACGCGCATCGCCAGTCGCCACGGGGCGCCGCGCATCACCGCCTGTTCCAGGTGCCAGCAGCCTTCGGCATCGCTTAACGCGCCCATACCTCGGCTGGCGAGCGTCGCCAGCATTTCCGGCGTGGCCGCCCGACCGCTTTCTCCCCATGCGCCCCAGGCGACAGAGAGCGTTTTCGGCGCATCAAGGGTGGAAAACTGCTGGGCCAGCCCGTCCAGGTAGCCGCAGGCCAGCGCATGGGCGCTCTGACCCGGCGCGCCGAGGGTGGCGGCAGCGGAAGAGTAGAGAATAAGATAGCGTCCGTCGTGGTTGCGCAGGGTTTGCAACAGCTGGCTTGCCGCCTGCGCTTTTACCGCGAAAACGGCAGCCAGCTGGTGGTCATCAAGCTCCTGCAAGGGCGCGTCAGCCAATACGCCAGCGGCATGAATCGCTCCGGCAATGCCGCCGTTGGCCGCCAGATCGTCAAGAACCGTGGCCAGTTGCCCGGCATCGCCCACATCACAACGGCAGACGCGCGTCTGCCCGCCCTCCACGTCGCGTAGCCATGACTCATCCACGCGCGGCGCCAGCAGGGCGATGCGTCGCGCCCCTTTTTCTCTGAGCCAGTTCACGGCAAGGCGGCCTAATCCGCCAAACGCTCCGGTCACCAGATGCCAGCGGCTATCGCCGGTAAACACGTTTGCCGGTAATTCAGCGGCGCATCCCGTATTGGGCGCCAGTGAAGGGAGCCAAAGGGTGTCACCCCGTGCGGCGAGCCAGCGCTGTGATAGTGAGACTGCGCTCAACCCTTGATGCAGCGTTTCCCACGGGGTGTTTTCGGCGAGATCGATGGCGGCAAGCAACCGTTCCGGCTGTTCGTTGGCCGCGACTCGAAGCAAGGCCCATAGCGCGTGATGGGATGCAGAGAGTGCTTCATTTTCCTCGACTCGCCACGCGCGGCGAGTAACCACAATCAATCCGGCTGCGCTGGCGGTGAGCGCTGCTATCACTTTCTCCGCTAAGGCCAGCGTATCCTCGCTCTCCTCAACAATCATCAGTCGCGAAGAGGCGTGCGGATCGTGAATGATGCCGTATTGCGCCAGCTCGTCGCTGCGCGCAAGCGTACCGGCGCTGAAGCTAAAGGTAAGCGGTTGGTCAATGCTGGCGACGTTGAGGGGCGTCCAGCGCCATTGATAATGCGTCTGCGGCGCAGGAAGAGGCGCGGCGGGCGATAGCGGCAGCCACTCGCCAGCAGGATGACGGGCTTCAACGCGCATCTGACCGCGGGAAAAGGCTTCGTTTTGCCAGCTTAAGCGAACCTTCCCCAGCCACTCCGGGGCGGCGACGGGGGGCGGTTCCACAGGCAGAGCGTCGCCATGACGCTGTGAAAGCAGACGCCAGGCCTCCTGCCAGCGGGCGTTAAACCGTTCGGGCTGACCTGCGCAATCAGACCAGTCGGCGAGATAATCACCGTTATCCGTCAGCGCCTGCCCCAACACGGGTTCTGATGGCGCGGTGAATGTTACGGCGCTAACCGCCTGACCGGGCAGCGTGGCGAGAATGATATGTTCGCTCATCCCGGCGGTCGGGCTGCCATCCTGCGGTAGCCACGCCACTTTGCTGAATCCGGCGTGGCGGCACTGTTGTTGCCACTGAGCGGTGGTGAGGAATAACTCACCTTCGCGGGCGTCGAGATCCTGTAGCGGAAGAACCAGCGGGCCGAAAACGAAGTCAAACAGACGCATTGGCTGGGTGATTTCGCGCATCAGCAGGCGCCCGCCCGGCTTGAGCAGGGGGCGCAGATTATCGAGCGTGCGGCCAATATGGCGGGTGGCGTGAATCACGTTCGCTGCCACGATAAGATCGTAAGACTGTGCCTGGAAACCCTGAGACTGCGCCTCTTTTTCGAGATCCAGCTCGCTATACTTCACAAAATCATAGTCGGCGAATTTCTGCTGGGCGCGACGGGTGAACAGCGCCGAGATATCGGTGAAATGGTACTCCAGTGCCGGAACGCCGTTGAGTTCCGGCAGCAGCCACGCGGTGGTGCCGCCGGTTCCGCCGCCAACTTCAAGAATACGCAACGGCTGGCGGGGCTGACGCGTCTGGACAATGCCGCGTAATACCCCGGCGGCGATTTGGTTGAAATAGCGGCCAAAGCTGAATTCCTGATACAGCACTTCCACGCCGTCGGAGGCGCTTTGCGGGAAGATAATCGCCACCGGTTCTTCCGCGCCGCTCATCATTTCATATAACCGATCGCCGGCACGGGCGATGGTGTCGGGAATAGCCTGAAAACCTTCACAATAACCGGCAAGTTCCGTCAGCAGTGATTCCCGCTGTTGATGTTCAATGGGGCGGGCGCGGACGTATCGCCCGTCGGTGCAGCGGTAATCGCCGTCGACCACGCAGTTATTCAGCAGGCGCTGGAGTAGCTGCTGGTAGCGGGGCAGCAGACGTCCAC
The nucleotide sequence above comes from Escherichia coli. Encoded proteins:
- the ybtU gene encoding yersiniabactin biosynthesis oxidoreductase YbtU, whose translation is MMPSASPKQRVLIVGAKFGEMYLNAFMQPPEGLELVGLLAQGSARSRELAHAFGIPLYTSPEQITRMPDIACIVVRSTVAGGTGTQLARHFLTRGVHVIQEHPLHPDDISSLQTLAQEQGCCYWVNTFYPHTRAGRTWLRDAQQLRRCLAKTPPVVHATTSRQLLNSTLDLLLLALGVDAAAVECDVVGSFSDFHCLRLFWPEGEACLLLQRYLDPDDPDMHSLIMHRLLLGWPEGHLSLEASYGPVIWSSSLFVADHQENAHSLYRRPEILRDLLGLTRSAAPLSWRDCCETVGPEGVSWLLHQLRSHLAGEHPPAACQSVHQIALSRLWQQILRKTGNAEIRRLTPPHHDRLAGFYNDDDKEAL
- the irp1 gene encoding yersiniabactin polyketide synthase HMWP1, which encodes MDNLRFSSAPTADSIDASIAQHYPDCEPVAVIGYACHFPESPDGETFWQNLLEGRECSRRFTREELLAVGLDAAIIDDPHYVNIGTVLDNADCFDATLFGYSRQEAESMDPQQRLFLQAVWHALEHAGYAPGAVPHKTGVFASSRMSTYPGREALNVTEVAQVKGLQSLMGNDKDYIATRAAYKLNLHGPALSVQTACSSSLVAVHLACESLRAGESDMAVAGGVALSFPQQAGYRYQPGMIFSPDGHCRPFDASAEGTWAGNGLGCVVLRRLRDALLSGDPIISVILSSAVNNDGNRKVGYTAPSVAGQQAVIEEALMLAAIDDRQVGYIETHGTGTPLGDAIEIEALRNVYAPRPQDQRCALGSVKSNMGHLDTAAGIAGLLKTVLAVSRGQIPPLLNFHTPNPALKLEESPFTIPVSAQAWQDEMRYAGVSSFGIGGTNCHMIVASLPDALNARLPNTDSGRKSTALLLSAASDSALRRLATDYAGALRENADASSLAFTALHARRLDLPFRLAAPLNRETAEALSAWAGEKSGALVYSGHGASGKQVWLFTGQGSHWRTMGQTMYQHSTAFADTLDRCFSACSEMLTPSLREAMFNPDSAQLDNMAWAQPAIVAFEIAMAAHWRAEGLKPDFAIGHSVGEFAAAVVCGHYTIEQVMPLVCRRGALMQQCASGAMVAVFADEDTLMPLARQFELDLAANNGTQHTVFSGPEARLAVFCATLSQHDINYRRLSVTGAAHSALLEPILDRFQDACAGLHAEPGQIPIISTLTADVIDESTLNQADYWRRHMRQPVRFIQSIQVAHQLGARVFLEMGPDAQLVACGQREYRDNAYWIASARRNKEASDVLNQALLQLYAAGVALPWADLLAGDGQRIAAPCYPFDTERYWKERVSPACEPADAALSAGLEVASRAATALDLPRLEALKQCATRLHAIYVDQLVQRCTGDAIENGVDAMTIMRRGRLLPRYQQLLQRLLNNCVVDGDYRCTDGRYVRARPIEHQQRESLLTELAGYCEGFQAIPDTIARAGDRLYEMMSGAEEPVAIIFPQSASDGVEVLYQEFSFGRYFNQIAAGVLRGIVQTRQPRQPLRILEVGGGTGGTTAWLLPELNGVPALEYHFTDISALFTRRAQQKFADYDFVKYSELDLEKEAQSQGFQAQSYDLIVAANVIHATRHIGRTLDNLRPLLKPGGRLLMREITQPMRLFDFVFGPLVLPLQDLDAREGELFLTTAQWQQQCRHAGFSKVAWLPQDGSPTAGMSEHIILATLPGQAVSAVTFTAPSEPVLGQALTDNGDYLADWSDCAGQPERFNARWQEAWRLLSQRHGDALPVEPPPVAAPEWLGKVRLSWQNEAFSRGQMRVEARHPAGEWLPLSPAAPLPAPQTHYQWRWTPLNVASIDQPLTFSFSAGTLARSDELAQYGIIHDPHASSRLMIVEESEDTLALAEKVIAALTASAAGLIVVTRRAWRVEENEALSASHHALWALLRVAANEQPERLLAAIDLAENTPWETLHQGLSAVSLSQRWLAARGDTLWLPSLAPNTGCAAELPANVFTGDSRWHLVTGAFGGLGRLAVNWLREKGARRIALLAPRVDESWLRDVEGGQTRVCRCDVGDAGQLATVLDDLAANGGIAGAIHAAGVLADAPLQELDDHQLAAVFAVKAQAASQLLQTLRNHDGRYLILYSSAAATLGAPGQSAHALACGYLDGLAQQFSTLDAPKTLSVAWGAWGESGRAATPEMLATLASRGMGALSDAEGCWHLEQAVMRGAPWRLAMRVFTDKMPPLQQALFNISATEKAATPVIPPADDNAFNGSLSDETAVMAWLKKRIAVQLRLSDPASLHPNQDLLQLGMDSLLFLELSSDIQHFLGVRINAERAWQDLSPHGLTQLICSKPEATPAASQPEVLRHDADERYAPFPLTPIQHAYWLGRTHLIGYGGVACHVLFEWDKRHDEFNLAILEKAWNQLIARHDMLRMVVDADGQQRILATTPEYHIPRDDLRALSPEEQRIALEKRRHELSYRVLPADQWPLFELVVSEIDDCHYRLHMNLDLLQFDVQSFKVMMDDLAQVWRGETLAPLAITFRDYVMAEQARRQTSAWHDAWDYWQEKLPQLPLAPELPVVETPPETPHFTTFKSTIGKTEWQAVKQRWQQQGVTPSAALLTLFAATLERWSRTTTFTLNLTFFNRQPIHPQINQLIGDFTSVTLVDFNFSAPVTLQEQMQQTQQRLWQNMAHSEMNGVEVIRELGRLRGSQRQPLMPVVFTSMLGMTLEGMTIDQAMSHLFGEPCYVFTQTPQVWLDHQVMESDGELMFSWYCMDNVLEPGAAEAMFNDYCAILQAVIAAPESLKTLASGIAGHIPRRRWPLNAQADYDLRDIEQATLEYPGIRQARAEITEQGALTLDIVMADDPSPSAAMPDEHELTQLALPLPEQAQLDELEATWRWLEARALQGIAATLNRHGLFTTPEIAHRFSAIVQALSAQASHQRLLRQWLQCLTEREWLIREGESWRCRIPLSEIPEPQEACPQSQWSQALAQYLETCIARHDALFSGRCSPLELLFNEQHRVTDALYRDNPASACLNRYTAQIAALCSAERILEIGAGTAATTAPVLKATRNTRQSYHFTDVSAQFLNDARARFHDESQVSYALFDINQPLDFTAHPEAGYDLIVAVNVLHDASHVVQTLRRLKLLLKAGGRLLIVEATERNSVFQLASVGFIEGLSGYRDFRRRDEKPMLTRSAWQEVLVQAGFANELAWPAQESSPLRQHLLVARSPGVNRPDKKAVSRYLQQRFGTGLPILQIRQREALFTPLHAPSDTPTEPAKPTPVAGGNPALERQVAELWQSLLSRPVARHHDFFELGGDSLMATRMVAQLNRRGIARANLQDLFSHSTLSDFCAHLQAATSGEDNPIPLCQGDGEETLFVFHASDGDISAWLPLASALNRRVFGLKAKSPQRFATLDQMIDEYVGCIRRQQPHGPYVLAGWSYGAFLAAGAAQRLYAKGEQVRMVLIDPVCRQDFCCENRAALLRLLAEGQTPLALPEHFDQQTPDSQLADFISLAKTAGMVSQNLTLQAAETWLDNIAHLLRLLTEHTPGESVPVPCLMVYAAGRPARWTPAETEWQGWINNADDAVIEASHWQIMMEAPHVQACAQHITRWLCATSTQPENTL
- the ybtE gene encoding yersiniabactin biosynthesis salycil-AMP ligase YbtE encodes the protein MNSSFKSLIEQYPLPIAEQLRHWAARYASRIAVVDAKGSLTYSALDAQVDELAAGLSSLGLRSGEHVIVQLPNDNAFVTLLFSLLRLGVIPVLAMPSQRPLDIDALIELAQPVAYVIHGENHAELARQMAHKHACLRHVLVAGETVSDDFTPLFSLHGERQAWPQPDVSATALLLLSGGTTGTPKLIPRRHADYSYNFSASAELCGISQQSVYLAVLPVAHNFPLACPGILGTLACGGKVVLTDSASCDEVMPLIAQERVTHVALVPALAQLWVQAREWEDSDLSSLRVIQAGGARLDPTLAEQVIATFDCTLQQVFGMAEGLLCFTRLDDPHATILHSQGRPLSPLDEIRIVDQDENDVAPGETGQLLTRGPYTISGYYRAPAHNAQAFTAQGFYRTGDNVRLDEVGNLHVEGRIKEQINRAGEKIAAAEVESALLRLAEVQDCAVVAAPDTLLGERICAFIIAQQVPTDYQQLRQQLTRMGLSAWKIPDQIEFLDHWPLTAVGKIDKKRLTALAVDHYRHSAQ
- the ybtT gene encoding yersiniabactin biosynthesis thioesterase YbtT, producing MTQSAMCIPLWPARNGNTAHLVMCPFAGGSSSAFRHWQAEQLADCALSLVTWPGRDRLRHLEPLRSITQLAALLANELEASVSPDTPLLLAGHSMGAQVAFETCRLLEQRGLAPQGLIISGCHAPHLHSERQLSHRDDADFIAELIDIGGCSPELQENQELMSLFLPLLRADFYATESYHYDSPDVCPPLRTPALLLCGSHDREASWQQVDAWRQWLSHVTGPVVIDGNHFYPIQQARSFFTQIVRHFPHAFSAMTALQKQPSTSER